The Rhea pennata isolate bPtePen1 chromosome 7, bPtePen1.pri, whole genome shotgun sequence genome contains a region encoding:
- the CALHM2 gene encoding calcium homeostasis modulator protein 2, translating to MAALIAENFRFLSLFFKSKDVMIFNGLVALGTVGSEELFSVVAFHCPCSPARNYIYGLAAIGVPALALFLIGVIWNNHTWNLVAECHKRGTKNFSTAATFLLFGSIMGRAAVAPVTWSVISLLRGEAYICALSEFVKPASLDKFPAEYGAEALARFPCKDVPANLTKFRDEVTRRLRYESQLFGWLLIGIVAVLVFLTKCLKHCCSPLSYRQEAYWDQYRSNEDKLFRRTAEVHSRVLAAKNVKHFFGFVALDKEEKELVQEFPVEGVQPSPQWNAITGVYIYRENKGFPLYSRLHKWAKGVEGNGPSPEGHEMLFLAS from the exons ATGGCTGCCCTCATTGCTGAAAACTTCCGCTTCCTTTCCCTATTCTTCAAGAGCAAAGACGTAATGATTTTTAACGGCCTGGTGGCCCTGGGCACAGTGGGCAGTGAGGAGCTTTTTTCCGTTGTGGCCTTCCACTGCCCCTGCTCCCCAGCCCGCAATTACATCTACGGCCTGGCCGCCATCGGTGTCCCAGCCCTGGCGCTCTTCCTCATCGGCGTCATCTGGAACAACCACACCTGGAACCTGGTGGCCGAGTGCCACAAGCGGGGCACCAAGAACTTCTCCACCGCAgccaccttcctcctctttggCTCCATCATGGGCCGGGCTGCTGTGGCACCCGTCACCTGGTCAGTCATCTCGCTGCTCCGTGGGGAGGCCTACATCTGCGCCCTCAGCGAGTTCGTCAAGCCCGCCTCCCTGGATAAGTTTCCAGCTGAGTATGGGGCTGAGGCCCTGGCCAGGTTCCCCTGCAAAGATGTCCCAGCAAACCTGACCAAGTTTAGAGATGAAGTGACCAGGAGGCTGAGATACGAGTCCCAG cTCTTCGGCTGGCTGCTCATTGGGATAGTCGCAGTCCTGGTTTTCCTCACCAAGTGCTTGAAGCATTGCTGCTCCCCGCTGAGCTACCGTCAGGAGGCCTACTGGGACCAATACCGCTCCAATGAGGACAAGCTCTTCCGCCGCACTGCCGAGGTCCACTCCAGGGTCCTGGCAGCCAAGAATGTGAAGCACTTCTTCGGCTTTGTAGCACTAgacaaggaggagaaggagctggTGCAGGAGTTCCCCGTGGAGGGCGTCCAGCCGAGCCCCCAGTGGAACGCCATTACCGGAGTCTACATCTACAGGGAAAACAAGGGCTTCCCTCTCTATAGCCGGCTCCATAAATGGGCCAAAGGGGTGGAAGGCAACGGGCCAAGCCCTGAAGGCCATGAAATGCTCTTTTTGGCTTCCTAA